One part of the Phycisphaerae bacterium genome encodes these proteins:
- a CDS encoding PHB depolymerase family esterase, with the protein MMRTESSRTFGEPGLPGDRRFGPAGRCTGTVALLGLATILATQCGCPVPQRPGLGQCTRLVEPETKTGYWLYLPEDYVKNNGQRPGNKPWPLVVTLHGLRPYDDARPQIRSWQEEADRYGLIVVAPELRTCDQLVMPLPLRDPTKWYVQTDEKAILAVMDEVCRRTNADPTRVLLTCFSSGGYLAHYMMNRHPERFTALAAMGANFNEEMIDYTQLPKYRSAKIAIFFGQNDFKLCRDESQRAVSWYRRYRFDVDARQVSGLGHERRPQLASVFFSRIIGASPKTPPDLASLVMSDVTTGEPARPAGAPRPAPLSPAPLFPTDVGRASPGSERPQDTGSEAQGREPATVAPIEAPTRSARPVVNQPPPPTPRRPRLQPYSAEPQIPVPVPDQGPEPIPGRIEIRGLSTGSTPMWVDMRIELPPDLLPEAGILWLADGRPIASSTPEARAILRTPGTHHIEAWVTLADDRHAIYRETITVPHSQSQPADG; encoded by the coding sequence ATGATGAGAACGGAGTCGAGTCGGACCTTTGGAGAGCCTGGGTTGCCGGGGGACCGCCGGTTCGGACCGGCCGGCCGCTGCACTGGCACGGTCGCCCTCCTGGGCCTGGCCACGATTCTCGCCACCCAGTGCGGCTGCCCCGTGCCGCAGCGCCCCGGGTTGGGCCAGTGTACCCGCCTCGTCGAGCCTGAGACTAAGACCGGCTACTGGCTGTACCTCCCCGAAGACTACGTCAAGAACAACGGGCAGCGTCCCGGCAACAAGCCGTGGCCACTGGTCGTCACGCTCCACGGGCTGCGGCCCTACGACGATGCCCGGCCTCAGATCCGATCATGGCAGGAGGAGGCCGATCGCTATGGTCTGATCGTCGTGGCACCCGAGCTGCGGACCTGCGATCAGTTGGTCATGCCCCTGCCCCTCCGTGATCCAACCAAGTGGTACGTGCAGACCGATGAAAAGGCCATCCTCGCGGTGATGGACGAAGTCTGCCGGCGGACGAATGCCGACCCCACGCGAGTGCTTCTCACCTGCTTTTCGTCCGGCGGCTACCTTGCCCACTACATGATGAACCGTCACCCTGAGCGGTTCACTGCCTTGGCCGCGATGGGCGCCAACTTCAACGAGGAAATGATCGACTACACCCAGCTACCGAAATACCGCTCGGCCAAGATCGCCATCTTTTTCGGCCAGAACGACTTCAAGCTTTGCCGCGACGAGAGCCAGCGGGCGGTAAGCTGGTATCGCCGCTATCGATTCGACGTGGACGCCCGCCAAGTCTCGGGGCTGGGCCACGAACGAAGGCCGCAACTGGCCAGCGTGTTCTTTTCCCGGATCATCGGTGCCTCGCCGAAGACGCCTCCGGACCTGGCCAGTCTGGTCATGAGCGACGTCACCACAGGCGAACCGGCCCGTCCGGCCGGGGCACCCCGCCCGGCTCCGCTTTCACCCGCCCCGCTGTTCCCCACCGACGTGGGCCGTGCGAGTCCCGGCTCAGAGCGACCGCAGGACACCGGCTCTGAGGCTCAAGGTCGGGAGCCGGCCACAGTTGCGCCGATCGAAGCGCCCACAAGATCCGCCCGGCCGGTCGTCAACCAGCCGCCCCCCCCGACGCCGCGACGCCCAAGACTGCAACCGTATTCGGCCGAGCCCCAGATTCCTGTGCCTGTGCCCGATCAGGGACCCGAGCCGATCCCCGGCCGAATCGAGATTCGGGGCCTGAGCACTGGATCGACCCCCATGTGGGTCGACATGCGAATCGAGCTTCCGCCTGATCTGCTACCGGAGGCCGGCATCCTCTGGCTGGCCGACGGACGGCCCATCGCCTCCAGCACGCCCGAGGCCCGCGCCATCCTCCGAACCCCTGGTACGCATCACATAGAGGCCTGGGTCACGCTTGCCGACGACCGACACGCCATCTACCGCGAAACCATTACCGTCCCGCACTCGCAATCACAACCTGCTGACGGCTAG
- a CDS encoding phospho-sugar mutase yields the protein MDQSVKNAVDSWINDPAIAEADRKEIRDLLAVNNERELTDRFYRGLEFGTGGMRGVIGAGLNRMNIYTVGAAAQGLANYVRSQGDAARKAGVVVAYDCRRMSDIFAERVACVMAANDIPAYLFDRLRPTPELSFAVRHLGCTAGVVITASHNPPQYNGFKAYWSDGVSVVPPHDKNIMAEVARVGGFGNVKVMSPAEAKAKGLLKIIGREIDEAFLQAVQTSCLNPQVCRRQGEGLKIVFTGLHGTGSVLTPEALRRRGFKQVIEVPEQAAPDGGFPTVKSPNPEEGAALDMAVALAKKVGADLVIGTDPDADRVGIAVRAPSGGFELFTGNQTAALLTYYICDELTKAGRFPKNAVLVTTIVSGDMMKTIAKAYGAEVVEVLTGFKWIGAKVCQFEQEGVPGKPSKTYIFGAEESYGYMPCTYTRDKDGVTSACCIADLAAVTAARGKNLYDLLQELYQRFGYFQEGAKSLELPGADGAARISDMMQRLRTQPPASIGGIPVVTIADLTTGEIRDARTGKPVGRYDLPAADVVFFTLEDGTKVVVRPSGTEPKIKFYVLTRSPGDDLPKARADATARIKAIIDDITNQA from the coding sequence ATGGACCAATCGGTGAAGAATGCTGTTGATTCGTGGATCAACGATCCGGCCATTGCCGAGGCCGATCGCAAGGAAATTCGCGACCTGTTGGCCGTGAACAACGAAAGGGAGTTAACCGACCGCTTCTATCGCGGTCTCGAGTTCGGCACCGGCGGCATGCGCGGCGTGATCGGCGCGGGTCTCAACCGGATGAACATATACACGGTCGGTGCCGCGGCTCAAGGATTGGCGAACTACGTTCGGAGCCAGGGCGACGCCGCCCGCAAAGCCGGTGTGGTCGTCGCCTATGATTGCCGCCGCATGAGCGACATCTTTGCCGAGCGGGTGGCCTGCGTGATGGCCGCTAACGACATCCCGGCGTATCTGTTCGATCGACTTCGACCGACGCCCGAGCTGTCCTTTGCAGTCCGTCACCTCGGGTGCACGGCCGGCGTGGTCATCACCGCCAGCCACAATCCACCGCAGTACAACGGATTCAAAGCCTACTGGTCCGACGGCGTCTCAGTGGTTCCGCCGCACGACAAGAACATCATGGCCGAGGTGGCCAGAGTCGGCGGCTTTGGAAACGTGAAGGTCATGTCCCCGGCCGAGGCGAAGGCCAAGGGACTTCTCAAGATCATCGGCAGGGAAATTGACGAGGCGTTCCTGCAGGCGGTACAGACGTCGTGCCTGAATCCCCAGGTCTGTCGCCGGCAGGGCGAAGGGCTCAAGATCGTCTTTACCGGTCTGCACGGTACCGGCAGCGTGCTGACACCCGAGGCCCTGCGTCGCCGCGGCTTCAAACAGGTGATCGAAGTTCCCGAACAAGCCGCACCCGACGGCGGTTTTCCTACCGTCAAGTCACCCAACCCCGAGGAGGGGGCGGCCCTGGACATGGCCGTGGCTCTGGCGAAAAAGGTGGGGGCCGACCTTGTGATCGGCACCGATCCCGACGCTGATCGCGTGGGCATTGCCGTTCGCGCTCCCTCGGGCGGATTCGAGCTGTTCACCGGCAACCAGACGGCTGCTTTGCTGACCTACTACATCTGCGACGAGCTGACCAAGGCCGGCCGGTTCCCGAAGAACGCCGTTCTGGTAACCACCATCGTTTCCGGCGACATGATGAAGACGATCGCCAAGGCTTACGGGGCCGAGGTCGTCGAGGTCCTCACGGGGTTCAAGTGGATCGGTGCGAAAGTCTGTCAGTTCGAGCAGGAGGGGGTTCCAGGCAAGCCCAGCAAGACGTACATCTTTGGTGCCGAAGAGAGTTACGGTTACATGCCGTGCACCTATACGCGAGACAAGGATGGGGTCACCAGCGCCTGCTGCATCGCCGACCTGGCGGCCGTCACTGCCGCTCGCGGCAAGAATCTCTACGACCTGTTGCAGGAACTCTACCAGCGGTTCGGTTATTTCCAGGAGGGGGCCAAAAGCTTGGAGTTGCCCGGGGCCGACGGTGCCGCACGTATTAGCGACATGATGCAGCGATTGCGCACGCAACCGCCCGCGTCGATCGGCGGGATCCCGGTGGTCACCATCGCGGACCTGACCACGGGAGAAATCCGCGACGCCCGCACCGGCAAGCCCGTCGGTCGCTATGACCTGCCCGCCGCCGACGTGGTCTTCTTCACCCTCGAAGACGGCACCAAGGTGGTTGTCCGCCCCAGCGGTACCGAGCCGAAGATCAAGTTTTATGTTCTGACCCGCAGCCCCGGTGACGACCTGCCCAAGGCCCGTGCCGACGCGACGGCCCGAATCAAGGCCATCATCGACGACATCACCAACCAGGCATGA
- a CDS encoding SDR family oxidoreductase: MDKDVILVTGGAGFIGSHLCLRLFDEGHHVVCLDNYFTGRLENFGDRYQELVLSGRFEFLRHDVIEPIVVEVDKIYHLACPASPVHYQYNPVKTIKTNVLGTYHMLGLAKRVRARILQASTSEVYGDPQVHPQAETYWGYVNPIGIRSCYDEGKRVAETLMMDYHRQNKVDIRIARIFNTYGPNMAVDDGRVMSNFICQALRGEPITVYGSGKQTRSFCYVSDLVDGLCRLMESEHIGPINLGNDSEITLLELVEAIEKAMGRSLRVEYRPLPQDDPCRRRPDLTKARTLLGYEPKVPLEEGIRRTIEYFRRTVGC, from the coding sequence ATGGACAAGGATGTTATTCTGGTTACCGGCGGAGCCGGTTTCATCGGTTCCCACCTGTGCCTTCGTCTGTTTGACGAGGGACACCATGTCGTTTGCCTGGACAACTACTTCACCGGTCGACTTGAGAACTTTGGCGATCGTTATCAGGAGCTGGTGCTCAGCGGCCGGTTCGAGTTTCTTCGCCACGACGTGATTGAGCCGATCGTCGTGGAGGTAGATAAGATTTACCATCTGGCCTGCCCGGCCAGCCCGGTCCATTACCAGTACAACCCCGTCAAGACGATCAAGACCAATGTCCTCGGCACGTACCACATGCTCGGCCTGGCCAAACGGGTTCGGGCTCGAATCCTTCAGGCCAGCACCTCGGAGGTCTACGGCGATCCGCAGGTTCATCCGCAAGCTGAGACTTATTGGGGGTACGTCAACCCGATCGGCATCCGCAGTTGTTACGACGAGGGCAAACGCGTAGCCGAGACCCTGATGATGGACTACCACCGCCAGAACAAGGTCGACATCCGCATCGCCCGCATCTTCAACACCTATGGGCCCAACATGGCCGTGGACGACGGGCGGGTGATGAGTAACTTCATTTGTCAGGCCCTGCGCGGCGAACCGATAACCGTTTACGGCAGCGGCAAGCAGACCCGGAGCTTCTGTTATGTGTCGGATCTGGTAGATGGGCTCTGCCGCCTGATGGAAAGCGAGCACATCGGTCCGATCAACCTGGGCAACGACTCCGAGATCACCTTGCTCGAACTGGTCGAGGCGATCGAAAAGGCGATGGGGCGGTCCTTGCGGGTCGAGTACAGGCCTCTCCCGCAGGATGATCCCTGCCGTCGTCGCCCGGACCTGACCAAGGCGAGGACGTTGCTCGGCTATGAGCCGAAAGTACCGTTGGAAGAGGGCATCCGAAGGACGATCGAGTACTTCAGGAGGACCGTAGGCTGCTAG